DNA from Thunnus thynnus chromosome 2, fThuThy2.1, whole genome shotgun sequence:
CCAACGATGGGAACTCCGTGGAAGATGGCCTCGTGAAGTCCGTTGGTGCCTCCGTGGGTCACAAAAACTCTGGTCTTTGGGTGTCCTAAGAGGTCATTTTGAGGCAACCAGTCCAGCAGCAGGGTGTTGTTTCCCAGGGTGGACGGTCTCTTCCCGGTATGCCTCCAGATGACCTTCTGAGGCAACTGTGCAAAAGCGGCAGCCACATGTTCTGTTATATCCTCAGGGAAATTCCCCACCAAGGTCCCCAAGCTCATAATAATGACACCGTGCTCTGCAGAGCTCTGGACAAAGTCCTCCAGATCTTGAGGAAGCGCTTTGGGGGATTTACACTGAAACCCGCCCATGTAGACAACGTTGGGCATGGTGGGACGAGGGAACTCAAAGGTGAAGTCAGTTCTCATCAGCCAAATATCTGCTGCCTGAACAAGCTCATCATAGTGGACGTCAGGACCGAAGTGACGGTGGACAAATGGTGTGTAGTGAGAGTCTTTTATTATCACCCGGACATTAAGTACCATTAATGAGAAGATAACATTCTTTACCCTTTGCCAAAAACTCATCCTATCAGTCAGTTCAGTGCCTGGTATGGGGACGTATGAGAGCGGTGAGGGGGCAACTGTGTGATGTCCGTCTTCCATGATTGCCCATCGTACATTGAGGACCAGAGGCAGACCCAACCGATGAGCCAGAAGAACCCCTCCGCCGAAGCAGGGGTCAGTCAGAACAACATCGTACTTGGCCTCTTGGAAGAACTGCATCAGTTTAGCATCCTCAAAAATCTTCTGCATTTTATCAACCACAGCTTTGTGAACATGATGCATCATCTTCATAAACTCCTCCCAAGCTTTGATTAAAGCTGAAGGTGAAGTGTGGAGCTCACGCCGGAGCTGCAGCAGTCTTGTTGTAAAATAATTCATGTTGTTCACATCAAATCCAGGAACAACATCGAGGGTGATTGACTGGTAGTGATGGGACTCTGCTTTGATGTACCAGCTTTTTTCAGGCCGGATCACTGTGATGTTGTGACCTCTGGAGTGGAGCTCTTGGATGAGGACCTTCATGTTGATCCAGTGGCTTCCCTCCGCAGGGAAAACAAGGACTTTCCCTCCATCAGCACTGAGaagagagcagagcagtgtAGCCAGTGTCACCAGTCTCAACTGGATCATCTCTGAAGTGAAGCTGGaaccataaaaacaaagaagaggTGCAACTTTAACAGGATGACTTCATATATAATACTGTGTCAGGAAGGTTTTAATGTTCACTATAGATTTGCTAATATTCCTTTTAACAGTTTGGAGTTCATTGTTAAAATAGTTGCAGTCAGTCAAtagtaagaaaaaacagagatttgGAGACGGTTGAaccttctgtctctttaacttTCTATTCATAAATCTTcaatcagagagcagagtgtCAGTAAGACTCCCAGTTTcatgctgttgttttaaataACAGAATGAAGTCAGTCACATCAGATGAAGTGAGATGGTTGCAGGTTGCACAGTTTCTCTATGTTTGTTAATTTCTGCTTCACGTTTATGATATTTATAAACATCATGTCATCTGAGAATGAAACAGTCAACATATTTAACTGTGATAATGATCAGTGTTGTAATTCTACTACTTTTTGCGGTAACGTAACTTATTACttcaaaacaatacaatactttcaaaataaaataacgCAATTACAATTATTGAAATTTATATGGGGTCGTTACTTGTTACTTTTCTCTTACGTGAAAATAGTGGACAACTGCAGAGGATAGCagacaaacgcacacacaacacaacacaaacacatcatctgACCTTTACCGTGTCTCAGAGCAGCGTTGTAAAGTCACGTCAAAGTCAACTCATGGTAAAACATAAGCTTTGTCTCTGGAGTTATAACggtatatattgtaaataatatcTGTTACTGAACTTCTGCTGTTCCTGGTTTGAGTTCTGGATCTGCGGTAAAACGCGGAGCGGAGTTTTAATTGTCTTTCTCTTATGTTTGttaaactggattgaactgaactgatttggagttttggggaaaacaaaacggatTATTTaccgagtggattgaactctgagattTTGCGATGAGTTATACTTTTGCATTAAAACAAACGCAAAAGTTACTTTCCCTAGTAACTAATCACTTTATATGCAGTAATTGATTAAGTAATTCAATTACTACTTTCAATAACTTGTCCAACACTGATAATGATTACATAACAGTGAATGTCTTTTCTTGAAcatttgatcacattttgaaaTTCTTGGATGCCTCAAcaattgctttattttttcaatcacatcaacagattttcatttaaaggaaCTTAaaaatatcagacacaaatcatGTTAACAAGATGAGAAATCACTTCACTTAGTTCAGTTCATTCCAATAAAAAACTCTTGAATCTATTGActtcaaattacattttactggACTGAACATCTGTCATATCTGACATGTTTGCTCCAGTACTCTGATATGAAATGAATCCACTCCTACATGCACACGTTCCTCACAactcttctatttcttctgcaGAGAGATAAATAAGTCAAACATCAGTTTGtgcatctgtacatgttggGATACCTGCAGCCTGAAAGGCTGAAGGTTTAACACTTATCAACAAGCTCAGTTTGCACCTTGTTGTGAATATGTGATGCAAACTGAGTGACAATGTCTTGATTCAATGACAATAATTCATGTTTTACTTACAGTGGAAAGGTGTTGTACAGCAGATTAACAGTCTGTTTGTCTCAGAGTCGACAGCAGATCTACACTTTTTATTGTTGTGCGACTGAAAAGTCTTACATTGAATGTTGTGTAATATCCTGATCAAAGTTCATCGTTCAGAAGTGACTTTCTCTCTGAACACACTCATAAAACAGATCACTGTCACtgcagtttttacatttcagagcaTTTATTGAACCAAACAGAGAAATGTTAGTGAGAGTTTGAAGAACATTTCCTGATGGTTATAAGAGTCATGCTGCCATGTTGGAGGAGTTACAACAAAACCAGAGAGCtcaaagactgtaatgttgacaCCTCTAGTTTCTCTGTTATAGATACATCATAATCCTGTAGTGTGTGATTAGAAAGTTTATGGATATTTTACTATTAAACAACTTTGGcctgaattacatttttcttactctgtgtgtttttgtatttatatggatctcttgttattttaatgtttagtctggattgtttaaaaaaaaaaaaaactgctacaaaaaaagaagcaaatgaAGATCTAAACCTTGaagttattatatttttatattaaaaaaattgtAAAGACATTGACAGAACatttatgtgttgttttcaactaaatatctttatgtgttttgttttttttgcagttggTAATCTTATGATAATCATTCCAACCAATGTATGATGGGATAGACACAACTCATCCTAATACTATGAACAAGAATAAAAGGTTAAAGATTATGAGTGGGTGAATGAATAAACACCTATATAAAAGAGAAGAAGTGAggggaaaaatatgaaaaattataaTTTGTAAGCCTTAATTTTAGGCATTTTGTACAAGATTAGACAGGTCAAATTGGGGTTTAATTAATAATTCTAACCTTGTACCTGCATTTTTGGGGAATGCCAAATATTCAATGAAACTGgatgaaataaacacaatcatACTGATGTGTTAGCAGAACATGTTTCCTGTTACAGTtacataaagtaaaaatgttgaaaaacgGTTTTAGTGTCAGTCagtcttttgaaatatttgttccTCACTGGAAGATGAAAGCACCAACCTCTCCTTGTTTCATGTTTATAGGATTTTTCTGAGCtgtagaaaaagaaacaaaagagatCAAAATGTTAAGACATGAGCACTTTACTTTGTTTAGAATGAGGaactaaaaatgtaactttgaaAGACCATCTGCTGATGACAAAACTACATGTCAGCGTTTCCttctgttaatattttttcctGTGACAGTTGTAAGTAGAAGTGGAAGTAAATTTTGACATTGTGATCAGAGCTGAGACGCCATTACAGGGTGTGAGATCTCTGCTGGAAAACActaatttgaaggattttaagTGATCAAGTGAAGGAAAAGTAACTTGGTGAGTCTGACTATTGAAAGATCATTGAGACATCAAAGCAAATGGCTGAGAAAATAGCTCTCTTTGAAAGTTACCTGAGTTGCCATGTGTGTTCAGAGACTTTCAGAGATCCTGTGTCTCTGACCTGCAACCACAGCTTCTGTTCAAGTTGTCTGCAAAAATTCTGGgaacaagctaaaaacaaaaactgtcccatttgtaaaagaaaatcctCAAAAGAATATCCTTGGGTGAACTTTAGACTGAAGGAACTAGCTGACTCATTTGCGGGGAGAAAGAAAGCTGGATCATCTGAGacaggaaaaggagaaaaggaggTGGTGTGTAGCAAACATCATGAAGAGCCTAAATTGTTCTGTAAGGATGAGCAGAGAGCTGTGTGTCCTGTCTGTGAGGTTTCTCTCCACCAGAGTCACAAGTTGGTTCCTGAAGAACAAGCAGTCAGTGACCTGAAGGACCAGCTGAAATCTGACTTAAAGTCTCTACAGGACAAGaggaacaaatacaaacaagtggagaaaacatacaatgaaGTGATTCAACACTCCAAGAAGCAGCTGTTGtccacagagaagcagatcaGAGCAGAGTTCAACAAGCTCCACCAGttcctgaaagaggaagaggagtccaGACTGGCAGCtctgaaggaggaagaggagcagaagggGAAGACtatcagcagagagatgaagaggattCAGGAGcagatctcctctctgtcagacagtatctctgctgttgaagaagacctgcagaaacacaaggTGTCATTCCTCAGCAGTTATAAACCCACTCAGACCAGAGCCAGAGCCCAGTGCTCACTGTCAGATCCACAGCTGGTCTCAGGAGCGCTGATAGAtgtggccaaacacctgggcaacctgtCCTTCAGAGTctgggagaagatgaaggagaaggtcCACTTCAGTCCTGTCATTCTGGACCCAAACACTGCCAGCCCCCGTCTCTATCTGTCTGAtgatctgaccagtgtgagacgtggagacacaaagcagcagctcCCCGATAATCCAGAGAGACACACTAAGTATACCACTGTTCTGGGCTCTGAGGGCTTCAGCTCAGGGAAACACAtctgggaggtggaggtgggagacCATCCTGCCTGGAATGTGGGTTTGGCTAAAGAGTCAGTTGACAGGAAGGGAGAAACAAATGCTTCACCAGAATATGGATTCTGGTGTTTAAAGCATGACCGTGGAAAATACACTAATGGTCTTGGTAAGACTGTCAGTGTGAAGAAGAGTCTCCAGAGGATCAGAGTCCAGCTGGACTATGACAGGGGGGAGGTGTCCTTCTACGACCCTGAAGACATGACTCACATCTACACTCACAGAGACactttcactgagaaactcttcCCTTATTTCAGTGTTGCAAAGGCTGGTGATGCTAAAACCACTGATATCAAAATAAGTAAAACTCAGATTTCTCTGTGATGTTCAGGGAGGTTTGTGTTTTCAGCATTTTGGTTTtacttttctattattttttcttttatctgaagcagatttgatttgatggtgagggtcactgaatgtttttgctCATTGAAACAAATTATCCAAAGTGGTTTTCACGTACAAAACAGACACATGTACACCTcaataattgttttcattagaaaattcacttttaaaagactattaaatatattatgtatatattctgaCTTCGATATCTATTTAGATCACATTATCAAGGTAAATAAATGTTGATCCGTCATCTGAGGTGAActtttatacaaatacaaatcaaagctgtttttaactttttatccTGGTTAGTAGcatcttgtttttaatcagaccacaatataatatagatataatAAACACTGTAATGACTGTACAAAATACTACAGTTGGGGAGCTTTTTAAACTTTCATCATAGTTAAGTTAATTCATAATTAAGTTAAGTTATTTCAGTgttgatcatgttttaatttcattttttatactttaaacTCAGAGTCTCAGTGGTTCAATGTATCAAAAATCATTCTGACTGATTGATcattatttgttcttttgttcttcaacagaactgatttgttgttgaggatcacagatattgttttttcttgttttcatgcaaaaacatgaaaacctaAACCGTTGTTCTCATCTGAATTTTTGAAAGACGTTGAGCCGTTCAGgatttagttgtttttatatttagaaTGAATTTATTAAAGATGGTAACTCTGTTATGTTTACTGTTTAATGGATTTCAACAGAATATTTACTCATGTTGTTAAATACTCTGATTCTGCTTTCTTGTCTTTCAAAAATAGATTCAGTGTGTAAGTTAGTTGTGTCACCtcttaaaataaagatgaattcaCAAGAAAATATGGATACAAATGCTGAAAGTGTTTCACATCATCAAGAGACAAACTTTACAAATCAAAGCTGTTAATTATCCTGGTTATCAGCATCTTGTTTTTAGTCAAACAACATTGTATAGTAGTATATATCCACTGTACCGAATGCTTTGATTGATTCAGTTTTGTGACAGTTTCAGTCgtcagatttagatttttagatttttgggTCTTTTGATGAGTTATTTCAGTTGtgaatctgttgttttattctttggaaacaagtgttttaatataattttattttaattcagtgtttaattCTGATTTAATTctgcatactgtgtgtgtcattttggtGGTGTATACATGGATTGATAAACTGCAATGTTGAGATGATGATCAgcataaagtaaacaaacactaaaacaatttagtttaattatttttttctgaatcaactatattttataaaatatacatcTGATGGATGCTGCTTGTCATGATGTGTAATTAAATCACCAGCggtttttattctaaatgtgtgtcagtcagAAAAGGAGATACAGGTTGTTTCACTTTCTTTACAAACATCTATCAAATAGTCATGTGACTTTACAAAAGGTGAAATCTCACAAAACAATTATACAACCAGTTTAtgcaaaatacaatatttttattttaacccattAATGGTTTAAATCTCaatttcttattttcaaaacaacaaatttctCACTGAAACTGTTTCAACTTCAGTTTTCAGAACTCAGTCTCATAATCTTTGTGTCGCCTCTTCAACATTTATGGACAGTCTGAACTTATTTACttaatatttccttttgtaAAGTCACATGACAAATTAACTGATTGTATAGAAAGAAACCTGAAACAACCTCATACCACCCTGATGATGCTAAATAGACAAAACATGTGAGTAATAAAGCATGACATATTAGAAAATAGTTGTGcaacttgtttattttaatggagTCGTGTTAATTCTCACACTGGTCTGCACCTCGCTGTGTGTGTCAAATATTGAAACAgtcagaaaaggagagaaaacttTACTAAACAAATCCTCAGATGATAAAactgaatgtatgtgtgtttacccTCCACTACTTCAAGACATTAACATAAACTCTAAAAGAGGCTGttcaatttaaaagaaatcattTACAACAGTTTCCTCCAGAAATATATCTATTTTCAGTTTGAGACtttgtatttcttcatttaagGTGTTGATAATGATTGTGATTTAAGTGTTGTGTAAAGTCTATTTGTATGTCGGCGTTCATCATTTTAACTTGAAAGATTCAACTGAAAAACTtgaagttgtgtgttttttcattcagtctGGTTCAGCAGTAAGTAGCAGCAGTTCACTCATGATGAGAAGACTTTGTTCTGTGACATGATGTCAAAGTTAAAAACACTTTATAATCCTGCTGGTTCCTCATCACTTGATGTTCTGTTGAACAATATTCACTTTAAattaaaggatgaggctggagatcttctatttttcttactgtcatcaAATGTCATGAACAGATCAAATGTCTGTCCTTCAACACTTCCTGTCCCCGGCCTGTCTGACGCTCAGTCCCAAACACATTGGTTCCTACCGGAGAtgtgaatctttaaaaatgagtcacaaatatattttgcCTCCTGCCAAACACTTTATGCCAcaaatatttcactgtaaaaatacaaatcagtGTGTTCTGAGCATTAGAAATGAGAATTAAATCCAGAGATAGTAAAATGTTTCCCTCtgacttaacttaacttaaccaACTGCATGATTAAATGCTCCAAGGGACAGttaaatattacagtttttattttgtaaacaaacaaacaaaaaatattgctgCTGTTGTGAAGTATTGTAACAGTCTGTTATAGACCGACTCATTGGAGAGAGGAAGCACTGAGGGTTTGTGTAGGAAGAGCTGAAGTGATTGGACTCTAAAATTATTCTACTCTTCAGCAGAATGAAGATTTTCACTGAAGATTTGATTCTTTAAGCAGGTTTAGTCAGTCAGCACTGTACCGTGAGTACAGAATGTAATAACATGGATATATTGTTCTTCCTGTGATCGCCACAAGATGGAAACAAAATACACTGTGGTgtatttctttgagtctttctcttataagttttaagtttaatactaagttgtgggtgacctgaagatttattggcccatctgaagatttcccaCAGCAACACATTCTGGTCATTTTGAACATTAGATATTTTATTTCCACTTTGTCACTTTTTTCCATGCACATTATTGTTTAATCAATAGTATCAACTCTGTAACAAAATCTTGAAAACATGGATTGATAAACTGCCATCTACATGGTTTGTTCAATAAAGcatcaatttcaattttaaataaaaacaaatcttcaGACTGGATTATATCTCTGACACAAGTCTTTTCTGCTCTGAAGAGGCTCACATCCTCTGTGCTGTTGTACCATCATCATTAAAACTCAGTTGTCCAAGATACAGATTAGTACTGAGTTTAATatatcttcatcatctttctcCCTGTGTTGCAGAAAAACTCCACTCAACTGAGAGGATAGTGtatctattattattttgagGTTTCTTTCTTCCCACCGAACACTTTACACCACAAACATTTCActgttaaaatgcaaatcaatgACATCAGCGTGACTGACACTAGCAACAGTGTGATTACATTGATGGAGTGGTACTGAATCCAAGACATCTTGTAGGAGTCGGTCTTTAAGTGAGCTGCTCCCTTGTGTCTCATGACAAACTCGATCCAGAACACGGCTCGGTCCAGAGGCTTCATGGGCTGGTCTCTGTGCAGCCTGGACAGCTCCTTCATGTTCTCCCTGTAGGACGGCTGGTGAAGCACCTCCTTCACCGCCTCCAGGaagttgtctttgtttaatgtgCCAATGTCCAGCACTTTGGCAACGCCCCTCACTCTCATCTTGAACAGGTTATCATCCTGGTCAAACATCAGAGGAAGGCCAACGATGGGAACTCCGTGGTAGATGGCCTCGTGAAGTCCGTTGGTGCAAAAACTCTGGTCTTTGGGTGTCCTAAGAGGTCATTTTGAGGCAACCAGTCCAGCAGCAGGGTGTTGTTTCCCAGGGTGGACGGTCTCTTCCCGGTATGCCTCCAGATGACCTTCTGAGGCAACTGTGCAAAAGCGGCAGCCACATGTTCTGTTATATCCTCAGGGAGATTCCCCACCAAGGTCCCCAAGCTCATAATAATGACACCGTGCTCTGCAGAGCTCTGGACAAAGTCCTCCAGATCTTGAGGAAGCGCTTTGGAGGGTTTACACTGAAACCCGCCCATGTAGACAACGTTGGGCATGGTGGGACGAGGGAACTCAAAGGTGAAGTCAGTTCTCATCAGCCAAATATCTGCTGCCTGAACAAGCATATCATAGTGGACGTCTGGACCGAAGTGACGGTGGACAAATGGTGTGTAGTGAGTCTTTTATTATCACCCGGACATTAAGTACCATTAATGAGAAGATAACATTTTTCACCCTTTGCCAAAATCTCATCCTATCAGTCAGTTCACTGCCTGGTATGGGAACGTATGAGAGCGGTGAGGGGGCAACTGTGTGATGTCCATCTTCCATGATTGCCCATCGTACATTGAAGACcagaggcagatccaaccgatGAGCCAGAAGAACCCCTCCGCCGAAGCAGGGGTCAGTCAGAACAACATCGTACTCGGCCTCTTGGAAGAACTGCATCAGTTTAGCATCCTCAAAAATCTTCTGCATTTTATCAACCACAGCTTTGTGAACATGATGCATCATCTTCATAAACTCCTCCCAAGCTTTGATTAAAGCTGAAGGTGAAGTGTGGAGCTCACGCCGGAGCTGCAGCAGTCTTGTTGTAAAATAATTCATGTTGTTCACATCAAATCCAGGAACAACATCGAGGGTGATTGACTGGTAGTGATGGGACTCTGCTTTGATGTACCAGCTTTTTTCAGGCCGGATCACTGTGATGTTGTGACCTCTGGAGTGGAGCTCTTGGATGAGGACCTTCATGTTGATCCAGTGGCTTCCCTCCGCAGGGAAAACAAGGACTTTCCCTCCATCAGCACTGAGAAGAGAGCAGAACAGTGCGGCCAGTGTCACCAGTCTCAACTGGATCATCTCTGAAGTGAAGCTGGaaccataaaaacaaagaagaggTGCAACTTTAACAGGATGACTTCATATATAATACTGTGTCAGGAAGGTTTTAATGTTCACTATAGATTTGCTAATATTCTTTTGAACGGTTTTCTGATCCAACACAGTTTGGAGTTCATTCTTAAAATAGTTGCAGTCAGTCAAtagtaagaaaaaacagagatttgGAGACGGTTGAaccttctgtctctttaacttTCTATTCATAAATCTTCCACCAGAGAGCAGAGTGTCAGTAAGACTCCCAGTTTcatgctgttgttttaaataACAGGATAAAGTCAGTCACATCAGATGAAGTGAGATGGTTGCAGGTTGCATAGTTTCTCCATGTTTGTTGATTTCTGCTTCACCTTTATGATCTTTATAAACATCATGTCATCTGAGAATGAAACAGTCAACATATTTAACTGTGATAATGATCAGTTTTGTGATTCTACTACTTTTTGTGGTAACGTAACTTATTACttcaaaacaatacaatactttcaaaataaaataacgCAATTACAATTATTGAAATTTATATGGGCTCGTTACTTGTTACTTTTGTCTTACGTGAAAATAGTGGACAACTGCAGAGGATAGCagacaaacgcacacacaacacaacacaaacacatcatctgACCTTTACCGTGTCTCAGAGCAGCGTTGTAAAGTCACGTCAAAGTCAACTCATGGTAAAACATAAGCTTTGTCTCTGGAGTTATAAcgttatatattgtaaataatatcTGTTACTGAACTTCTGCTGCTGTTCCTGGTTTGAGTTCTGGATCTGCGGTAAAACGCGGAGCGGAGTTTTAATTGTCTTTCTCTTATGTTTGtcaaactggattgaactgaactgatttggagttttggggaaaacaaaacggatTATTTaccgagtggattgaactctgagattTGGGGACGAGTTATACTTTTGCATTAAAACAAACGCAAAAGTTACTTTCCCTAGTAATTAATTACTTTATATGCAGTAATTGGTTAAGTAATTCAATTACTACTTTCAataacttgcccaacactgaTAATGATTAAATAACAGTGAATGTCTTTTCTTGAAcatttgatcacattttgaaaTTCTTGGATGCCTCAAcaattgctttattttttcaatcacATCAACAGATTTTCCTTTAAAGGAACTTTAAACTATCAGACACAATAAATGTTAACGAGATGAGAAATCACTTCACTTAGTTCAGTTCATTCCAATAAAAAACTCTTGAATCTATTGActtcaaattacattttactggACTGAACATCTGTCATATCTGACATGTTTACTCCAGTACTCTGATATGAAATGAATCCACTCCTACATGCACACGTCCTCACAactcttctatttcttctgcaGAGAGATAAATAAGTCAAACATCAGTTTGTGCGTCTGTACATGTTGGGATACCTGCAGTCTGAAAGGCTGAAGGTTTAACAAACTCAGGTATCAACAAGCTCAGTTTGCACCTTGTTGTGAATATGTGATGCAACCTGAGTGACAACGTCTTGATTCAATGACAATAATTCATGTTTTACTTACAGTGGAGAGGTGTTGTACAGCAGATTAACAGTCTCTTTGTCTCAGAGTCGACAGCAGATCTACACTTTTCACTGTTGTGCGACTGAAAAGTCTTACATTGAATGTTGTGTAATATCCTAATCAAAGTTCATCGTTCAGAAGTGACTTTCTCTCTGAACAGACTCATAAAACAGATCACTGTCACtgcagtttttacatttcagagcaTTTATTGAACCAAACAGAGAAATGTTAGTGAGAGTTTGAAGAACATTTCCTGATGGTTATAAGAGACATGCTGCCATGTTGGAGGAGTTACAACAAAACCAGAGAGCTCAAAGACTGTAATGTTCACACCTCTAGTTTCTCTGTTATAGATACATCATAATCCTGTAGTGTGTGATTAGAAAgtttataaatattttactatTAAACAACTTTGGCCTgaactatatttttcttactctgtgtctttttgtatttatatggatctcttgttattttaatgtttagtctggattgtttaaaaaaaaacaaaaactgtttgttttttttgcagttggTAGTCTTATGATAATCATTACAACCAATGTATGATGGGATAGACACAACTCATCCTAATACTATGAACAAGAATAAAAGGTTAAAGATAACGAGTAGGTGAATGAATAAACACCTATATAAAAGAGAAGAAGTGAagggaaaaatatgaaaaattataCTTTGCAAGCCTTAATTTTAGGCATTTTGTATAAGATTAGACAGGTCAAATTGGggtttaatcaataattttaaCCCTATACCTGCATTTTCGGGATATGCCAAATATTCAGTGAAACTGgatgaaataaacacaatcatACTGATGTGCCAGCAGAACATGTTTCCTGTTACAGTtacatacattaaaaatgttgaaaaacgGTTTTAGTGTCAGTCAGTCTTTTGAAATGTTCACTCCTCACTGGAAGATGAAAGCACCAACCTCTCCTTGTTTCATGTTCATAGGATTTTTCTGAGCTGTAGAAATAGAAACAAAAGAGATCAAAATGTTAAGACATGAGCAGTTTACTTTATTTAGTCTACAGACGCCTGTATAAGGACTTTTTACTGTAATGAATGAAGAACTAAAAATGTTACCCCTGAAAGACGGTCTGACATCACCATCTGCTGATGACAAAACTAAGTGTCAGCGTTTCCttctgttaatattttttcctGTGACAGTTGTAAGTAGAAGTGGAAGTAGATTTTGACATTGTGGATCAGAGCTGAGACGCCATTACAGGGTGTGAGATCTCTACTGGAAAACActcatttgaaggattttaagTGATCAAGTGAAGGAACAGTAACAGATGGTGAGTCTGACTATTGAAAGATCATTTAGACATCAAAGCAAATGGCTGAGAGAGCTGTTCTTGAAAGTTTCCTGAGTTGCCATGTGTGTTCAGAGACTTTCAGATATCCTGTGTCTCTGAGCTGCAACCACAGCTTCTGTTCAAGCTGTCTGCAAAAAATCTGGgaacaagctaaaaacaaaaactgtcccatttgtaaaagaaaatcctCAAAAGAACATCCTTTGGTGAACTTTGCACTGAAGGAACTAGCTGACTCATCTGCTGGG
Protein-coding regions in this window:
- the LOC137168663 gene encoding nuclear factor 7, ovary-like, whose product is MAEKIALFESYLSCHVCSETFRDPVSLTCNHSFCSSCLQKFWEQAKNKNCPICKRKSSKEYPWVNFRLKELADSFAGRKKAGSSETGKGEKEVVCSKHHEEPKLFCKDEQRAVCPVCEVSLHQSHKLVPEEQAVSDLKDQLKSDLKSLQDKRNKYKQVEKTYNEVIQHSKKQLLSTEKQIRAEFNKLHQFLKEEEESRLAALKEEEEQKGKTISREMKRIQEQISSLSDSISAVEEDLQKHKVSFLSSYKPTQTRARAQCSLSDPQLVSGALIDVAKHLGNLSFRVWEKMKEKVHFSPVILDPNTASPRLYLSDDLTSVRRGDTKQQLPDNPERHTKYTTVLGSEGFSSGKHIWEVEVGDHPAWNVGLAKESVDRKGETNASPEYGFWCLKHDRGKYTNGLGKTVSVKKSLQRIRVQLDYDRGEVSFYDPEDMTHIYTHRDTFTEKLFPYFSVAKAGDAKTTDIKISKTQISL